In Streptomyces sp. NBC_00683, the DNA window CGGCAGCGTGTCCGGCGACCACCGCGTGCCGGACCCCCCGCCCGGCGCCACTCCTGGAGACCTCCCTCATGCTCGACAGACTCGCTCTGCTGGTCATCGGCGAATGCGTCGCCGACATCGTCCGGGAGCCGGGTGCGGCAGACCGTGTCCACGCGGGCGGCAGCCCCGCGAACGTCGCGTACGGTCTGGCCCGGCTGGGCCGGAGCACCACGCTCCTCACCCAGCTCGGTCAGGACGCGAACGGACGGCTCATCCGGGACCATCTGGCGTCGGCAGGGGTCCGTGTGCGCACCGATGGCTGCGGCGCGCCCACACCGTCCGCCGCCGTCACCCTGGACGACGCGGGGCGGGCCACGTACACCTTCGAGATCACCTGGTCATTGGCGCCGGTCACACCGGAGCGTCCGGCGCAGCATGTGCACACCGGGTCGATCGCCGCCGTCGTCGAGCCCGGGGCCGGGACCGTCCTGGCCACCGTCGAAGCACTCCGGGCGACCGCGACCGTCAGCTACGACCCGAATGTGAGGCCGGAGCTGATGGGGGATCACACCGAGGCCGTACGCAGGGTCGAACGCTGTGTCGCCCTCAGCGACGTCGTCAAGGCGAGTGACGAGGACCTGGCATGGCTGTACCCGAGTGAGGCACCGGAGAAGGCCGCCGAGCGGTGGCTGCGCTCCGGCCCGGCCGTCGTCCTCGTCACGCGGGGCGCCGAAGGGGCGTCGGCGTTCCTTCCCGGTGCGACGTCGAGCGTCGCCGCGGTGCCCGTCCCCGTCGTCGACACCGTGGGAGCGGGCGACGCGTTCATGTCCGGCACGCTGCACGCCCTGGCAGCGCACGGACTGCTCGGGGAGGGCGGCCGCGCACGGCTGCGTTCACTGGACACCGGGACGCTGGGCGACGTGCTGCGCCACGGGGCGGCATCGGCCGCCGTGACCGTTGCGCGGGCCGGTGCCCTTCCGCCCGACGCGGAGGAGCTGGCGGCGGGACTGACCCGGGCACCTGTCCCCAAGGCCTGACAACGCCGGTGTCCTCCCGCACGCCCCGGTCGTTTAGTCCTTCATGACCGTGACCCTTACCGACACCGTCCAACCGTCCACGGCCGATCTGCTGACCGGCGTCCTCCTCGGCGCGGACTTCCGCCGGGAGCACGGCTTCTGGCGGCGGCTGATCAGTACAGAACCGTTCCGCCGCCCCGCGGGCGGTACCCCCGAAGAGCGGCTGTCCCTCGCCTACGACCGGCTGCGGATCCTCAACCGGTCCCTCGACAGCGGAGCCCGCCTCGCCGCCGACCCGCGCGCGCTGGCCGCCCTGCACGAATGGCTGGGCCCGGTGGACCCCGCGCTCACCACCGTTGCGGGCATCCACTACAGCCTCTTCCTCGGCAGCCTTCTCGACCACGACGCCGGCACGGACCGCGACCTGTCCGACTTCCTGGGGATGCGGCGCATCGGCACCTTCCTCTGTACGGAGGTGGCGCACGGCAACGACGCGGCGTCCCTGGAGACCACCGCGACGTACGACCGTGAGCGGGACGGGTTCGTCCTGCACACCCCGAACGCGGGGGCGCAGAAGTTCATGCCCAACACCAGCCCGGCGGGCGGGCCGAAGACCGGCCTCGTCGCCGCACGCCTGCTCGCCGACGGCACGGACCACGGAGTCCACCTCTTCCTGGTACCGCTCACCGACGACGTACAGGCTCTTCCAGGGGTACGGGTCCGGCGCCTGCCGGCCCGGATGGGCAGCCCCGTGGACCACTGCCTGACCTCGTTCGACCGGCTGTTCGTCGGGCGGGGCGCCCTGCTGGGAGAAGGGAGGGTGCTGGGCGGGGACAGCGGGTTCAGCAGCACCCCCGCCGACCGGCGGCGCCGCTTCCTGACATCCATCGGCCGTGTGACCCCGGGGAGGATCTCCATGAGCGCCTGCGCTGCCGGATCCGCCCGCGCCACGCTCGCGGTCGCCGTCCGCTACGGCGGCCACCGCATGGTCTCCGGCGGCCGGGGCGCCGGGCAGATTCCGGTGAACGCCCACCGGACCCACCACGGGCCGCTCGCCTCGGCCATGGCCACGGTCTTCGCCATGAGTCTGCTGCACCGCCGGGCCCTCGACCGGTGGGAGCGCCGCACCGGTGAGGACGGGGCGGAGGCGGAACGCCTGGTGGCCGTCGCCAAGGGGTGGATCACCTGGCAGGCCCGCGCGGTCATCGTCGAGTGCCGCGAACGCTGCGGTGCGCAGGCGTTGTTGGAGAACAACGGCATGACGGAGCTGGTCACCGGGGTCGAAGGCGCCATCACGGCGGAGGGCGACAACCTCGCCATCCACGCGAAGGCGGCGGCGGACATGTTCTTCGCCGCCGGACCGGCACCCGGTGACCCCTCGCAGGACCCGGCGGACGGGACCGGCAACACCCCGCCCGACAGGACCCCCGGTGAGCTGGCCGACCCCCGGTTCCTCGGCAGGCTTCTCGACGCGGTGGAGGAGATCTGGTTCACCCGGGCCAGGAAACGCGCGCTCGGGGCACCGAACGATGACGCGCTCGCGCGGTGGAACGCGGCCTCCGGCGCCGCACTGCGCGGGGTCGAGGCCCACGCGTACCGACACGCGGCCGAGGGGTACACCGAGGCCCTGGCCACGCTCCCCGAGGGGGACGCCCGGGAGCGGCTGGCCGAGCTGCAGCGGCTGTTCGCCCTCCAATGGGTGGCACGCAACAGCGGGGACCTGCTGGCGGCAGGTCACCTGACCACCCAGCAGGTCGAAGAACTGCCCGAGGCCACCGAGGAACTGATCGCGGCGGTCGCCGCACACGCACCCGAACTGGTCGAGTCCTTCGCGCTGCCGGAAGAGCTGCTCGCCGACTGGCCGATCGCAGGACCGGACTACGCCGACGCGTACGACGACCCGGACGGCTCCTGGAGCCGGGGCCAGGCCGAGCCTTCGCCGCCGGCCGCACGGTGAGCGACCGACGGCCCGTCCGGACACCACTTGGTGCGGCCGGGGCCCGGCGGCGTGTGCGCGAGGCCGCAGAGATCCTCGGCCTGCGGGTCGTACTGCTCGCGTACTGGGGCACGGCATCCGTACTCGCCCGGCGACGCGGACGTCGCAGGTGAGAGGCGGAGAATCGGTTCGGCGCTGGTCCTGACCCCGAGCGCAGGTCCTGGCCGAGGAAGGGGCCGGTGCGGGGGGACACCCCACCCACCGTGCCGGCCGCGGCCCCCGAGGCCTCCGTCCAGCTGCGTGATAGCTTGCAGAAGCCAGTCACACTCCACGTGGAGTCAGGGAATCCGGTGCGAAACCGGAGCTGACGCGCAGCGGTGAGGGGGACGGGCGGGGCCACGGCCACTGGACACCCTCGGGGTCCGGGAAGGCGTCCCGTCCGGATGAACCCGAGTCCGAAAACCTGCTGGCACCCGTTTCCCGTACCGGGAGCGGTGCTTCGTACCGGGCTCCGCGCATGAGCCCCAGGACGCAGAGGGACCCAGTGCCGCCCATAGCCAGTACCGTACGCCGAACCGCCCTGCTCACGGCGGGACTTGTTTTGCTCACCGCCTGCGGTGGCGGTTCGTCCGAGAAGACGTCGCAGGACGGCAGCAGTGCCGCCGGCTACCCCGTGACGCTGAAGAACTGCGGACGCACCGTCACCGTCGGAGCGGCCCCGCACCACGCGGTCTCCCTGGACCAGGGGTCGACGGAGATCCTGCTCTCGCTCGGCCTCGCCGACCGGCTGGCGGGCACCTCCACCTGGACCGACCCGGTGATGAAGGGCCTGGAGAAGGCCAGTGCGAGCGTCCCCCGCATCGCCGAGAACCGGCCTTCCTCGGAGAAGGTCCTCGACAAGGAACCCGACTTCATCAGCGCCTCGTTCGAATCGACGCTCGGCAAGGGCGGTGTCGCGCCCCGCGAGCAGTTCGAGGACCTCGGCGTCCCCACCTACGTCTCGCCGGCCGACTGCACGGCCAAGGACAACAGCACAGGCGGGGACGGTTCGCGTACGAAGCCGCTGACCATGGAGAGCGTCTACACCGAAGTGCACGATCTGGCCGAGGTGTTCGGCGTCCAGGAACGCGGTGACGAACTCGTCGCCCAACTCCGGGCACGCATCAGCAGGGCGACCGCGGGCATCGAGGCGTCGGACGCCACCCTGCTCTACTGGTTCGCCAACGCCGAGTCGCCCTACCTCGCGGGCTGCTGCGGGGCGCCCGGCATCATCACCGAGGAACTCGGCGCGAAGAACGTCTTCGACGACACCCACGAGGAGTGGCCCCAGATCAACTGGGAGACCGTCGCGGACCGCAACCCCGACGTCCTGGTCATCGGTGACCTGACCCGCAAGTCGCAGACCGCCGAGAGCGCCGAGAAGAAGATCCAGTTCCTGGAGTCCAATCCCGCCACGAGGAACATGGACGCAGTCCGGCACAAGCGCTACGTCCTCCTCAGCGGCCAGGCCATGAATCCCTCCATCCGTACCGTCGAAGGCGTGGAGCTCGTGGCCGCAGGGCTGCGCGGCTTCGGGCTCGCGGGGTGACCGACACCCGACAGGCCGCCGGCGTACGCGCACCGGAGGCAACGGTGCCCCGCCCGGCCGGTGTCCGTGTCCTGCGCGACGGCCTTCTGTGGAGCTGCGGGGCGGCACTGCTGCTCCTGTCCGTCGCGGTCGCCGTCACCATCGGGCCCGCCCGGATCTCGGTCCCGGACGTCTGGTCCGCGGTGGCGGCCCATCTCGGCCCCGGGGACTCGCGGCTCACCCCGATCCGGGACGGGATCATCTGGAACCTGCGCATGCCCCGCACCCTGCTCGCCGCGGTGTGCGGGGCAGGACTCGCGGTGTGCGGCACCGTGATGCAGTCACTGCTGCGCAACCCGCTCGCCGACCCGTTCGTGCTCGGTGTCTCCTCGGGGGCGTCCACCGGAGCGGTCGTGGTCGTCATCCTCGGAGCAGGCGGGGGAGCGGTGTCGATCTCGGCCGGTGCCTTCATCGGGGCCCTCTGCTCGTTCGCCCTCGTTCTGCTGCTCAGTCACACACTCGGCGGGACGACCGACCGGGTCGTCCTCTCCGGCGTGGCGGCGATGCAGCTCTTCTCCGCGCTCACCTCCTTCGTCGTGATGACGGCCGCCGACGCCGAGCAGACCCGCGGGGTGCTGTTCTGGCTGCTCGGCTCCCTGAGCGGGGTCGGCTGGACCGATGTGTGGATGTGCGCGGCGGTGCTCGCCGTGGCGCTGCTGATCTGCCTCGGACACGCCCGCACGCTCGACGCCTTCGCCTTCGGCCAGGACGCGGCGGCCACCCTCGGCGTCCATGTCGCCCGCACCCGGATCGTGCTGCTCTGCACCACGGCGCTGCTGACGGCGGCGCTCGTCAGCTCGGCGGGCGCCATCGGCTTCGTCGGCCTCGTCCTGCCGCACGCGGCCCGCGCCCTGACCGGATCGGGGCACCGGCGTCTTCTGCCGGTCACCGCGCTCGCCGGGGCGGTGTTCCTGGTCTGGGTCGACACCCTGGCCCGCACCGTCCTCGACCCGCAGGAGGTACCGGTCGGAGTGGTCACCGCCCTCATCGGCGTGCCCGCCTTCGTGCTGGTCCTGTACCGCACCCGGAGGGCCGCATGACCGCCGCCGCGACCGAGGGCCTGCGGGCCGAGCGCGTGACGCGGGAAGCGGGCGGGCGGATCGTCCTCGACGGAGTGGACATCGCGCCGCCACCAGGTGCCACGGTCGGACTCCTGGGGCCGAACGGATCCGGCAAGTCCACACTGCTCCGCATCATGGCCGGCGTCCTCGGCCCGGGCGCGGGCGCGGTGACCCTCGACGGCCGCACCCTCGCGGAGACCGGCCGCCGCACCGTCGCCCGACGCGTCGCCGTGGTCGACCAGCACGCCACCACCCAGGTCGAGTTGAGTGTCCTGGACGTCGTGCGCCTCGGCCGCATCCCGCACCGCCGTGCCTGGTCGGCGCCCGGCCGCGAGGACGAGGACGCCGTGCGCGAGGCGCTGGAGCGTACAGGCCTGGCCGACCGCACCGAGCAGTCCTGGCACACCCTGTCCGGCGGAGAGCGCCAGCGCGTCCAGATCGCCCGTGCACTCGCGCAGCAGCCCCGTGAACTCCTCCTGGACGAGCCGACGAACCATCTGGACATCCAGCACCAACTGGAGCTGCTGGCCCTCGTCTCCGCGCTGCCCGTCACCGCTGTCGTGGCGCTGCACGACCTCAACCTGGCCGCGATGTTCTGCGACCGCGTCACCGTCCTCAAGGAAGGACGGGTGGTGGCCTGCGGAACGCCCGCGGAGGTGATCACCGGGGAACTCATCGCGGACGTCTACCGGGTAAGGGCTGTGGTGACACCCGAAGGGCCGGACGGCAGGCCGTCGGTGCGCTTCCTGCCGGGGGCCGCCGCGGGCGGCCCGGTTTCCGGGTGACAGACGGCGAAGGGGCGGGCCCGCGTCGTCCGGGTCCGCCCCTCGCTGCTTGTCGCGCGGCCTGTCGCCGCTGAGTGAGGGGGTCAGCGGCGGCGTCCCTGGCCGAACTCGCCGCCCGTGTCCTTGCCGCTGCCCATGTCCTTGCCGTCCGCGTAGTCGATCTTCTCCTTGCGGAGTTCGGCGGAGACTTCCTTCTGTTCGGTGACCTTGTTGGTTTCGAGGCGGACGCGCTCCACCGGGACGGCCTCCTTACGGACGGTGGCGCGTTCGGCGTGCAAGGTGACTTCGACGTCCTCCTCGCCGATGCTCGTCGTCCCGGTCGACTTCTCGCCCGGCCGCATGGGTTCGCGCACCACGCGGACTTCCTCGTGGGACACGGGTACCGTCCGGGTGACGTTCTCGGTCACGACGTACTTGTGGAGGTGCGCCTTTCCGCTCTCGTACTCCTCTGTGCCGACGAGGAGTTGTTCCTCGGAACGGACCATTTCCTCCCGGCCCCCGGCGCCCGCGGCGGACCGTTCGGCCCCGGCTCCGGCGAGCGGGCGCGACGTGGAGGACGTCTCCGTGTCACGGTGCCTGCCCATGCCGGCGCCCGAGGTGGCTGCGCCCGTGGTGCCGACCGCTGTCGGCTTGGCGGTCGTCTTGGGGCTGGCCGTTCCTGCGGCTCCGGCTGTTCCTGCGGCTCCGGCTGTTCCTGCGGCGCCCATGGCTGCAGTTCCGGTGCCGGACGTGGTGCGCGCGTCGCCGCCCGCACCGGCGGTGGTCTTCCTGGTCATGCCGTAGTGCCGGTAGAGCTCTTCCTCCTCGGCCACGGAGAGATGCGCGTCGGCGTCCACCCTGGGGGCGTCCTTGACGCGGTCCTTCGCGTGCGAGACGTGCAGGTCGGAGCCCACGCGGCGGGCCCCGGCGAGCGGTACGAAGCTCTCCTTCATGCCGAACATTCCGGTCTTGACCGTGATCCAGTCGGGCTTGCCGGTGTCGTCGTCGACGTACACCCGTCCTACACTGCCGACCTTTTCGCCGTCACTGTCGTAGACGGTCAGACCGTCGAGTTCTCCGGAATCCGTGAAACCGTCAGCGGCTCCCATGGCCGATTCCTCCTCGCCCGGGCACGCCCTGTGGGTGGGTCCAGCAGGGAAGGCGCGTCCGGCTTCCATCGCGCCTCACCCGGTTGGACGCTGCAACCTCCCGGCCCGGGGAGCGGGCGGCCCGGAGGACCCGGGGTGGGCGGTGGCCCCGCGCAATGCCTGTATCGGCCCCTTCCACCCGTTACGCCATTCGGGTGAGCACCCTCATGGGTGCGCCGGGGATGCGGCCCCGCCCCGCACGTATGATCGACGCGCCGTCGCCGACCGTCGGGCGGCCTGTCCCCGGGGGTGCGCCATCGATTCCGTACGCACCCGCATCCCCGGACAGCGCGGGGAACTGCTGGCCAGGCAGGAGGAAGGCCTTCGCCTCCACCACCTGGTCTGGCGGCTGGGACCCGGCTGGCGGGTGTGCAGCAGCGCTGTCCTGGGCGGCGGCATCGGGCCGCGGGCCTGGATTCTCAATGCGCAGGTACCGGGCGGATACCCGCGGCTGGACCCGGACCGGCACCTCGCCGAGATCGCCGCGGCCGAGGAGCTCGGCGGCCCCGGGGCCGGGCTGATGACGGCCGCGGACGTCACCGCGTACACCGTCGCGGCCGACGGGGGCGTCACGGCCACCGTCACCAGCGGTCTCGGGGTACGGGGATGGGCCGCTGACCCGGCCGGAGGCACCGACGGCCCGCTGCCGCCGGGCACGGTCAACATCGTCGTCACCGTCCCCGTGGCGCTCTCCGACGCCGCCCTGGTCAACGCCGTGGCTACGGCGACCGAGGCCAAGGTCCAAGCCCTCGTGGACGCCGGACTCGACTGCTCGGGCACCCCCACGGACGCCGTGTGCATCGCCGCTCCCGACCCCGGGGCGCAGGCCGGGGAACCCTTCGCCGGCCCGCGCTCACGCTGGGGATCACGACTCGCCCGGGCCGTACACCGCGCCGTACTCGACGGCGCGCTGCGGCAGGCTTGAGTCCCGTCGCGCCGCCGCAGCCGCGCGGGGCGCACCGAGGAAGGGAATCCCCCATGACCACCGCCGCCCCCACGGGCTCAGCCACCGGCAGGCCGACCGTCGCGGTCCTCGGCACCGGGATCATGGGATCCGGGATGGCCCGCAGCATGCTCAGGGCCGGACTCCCCGTCCGGGCCTGGAACCGAACGCGGGCCAAGGCCGCGCCCCTTGCCGCGAACGGCGCCACCGTGACGGACACCGCGGAGGAAGCGGTGCGCGGCGCCGATGTCGTCCTCACCGCGCTGAACGACGGCCCGTCCGTGGCCGCGACCCTCACCGCCGCGGCCCCCGGACTCCGGCCCGGACAGGTCTGGCTGCAGAGTTCCACCGTCGGCCTCGACGCCACCGCCGATCTCGTCCACCGGGCCGCCGGCCTCGGACTCGTCTACCTGGACGCCCCGGTCTCCGGCACCCGGCAGCCCGCCGAGCAGGGCACCCTCACCGTGCTCGTCTCCGGCCCCTCCACCGCCCGCGCAGCGGCGCTGCCGGTCCTGGAAGCGATCGGGCAGCGCACCGTGTGGGTCGGGGAGGACCCGGGAGCGGCCACCCGGCTCAAGCTGGTCGCCAACACCTGGGTGATCAACCTGGTCAACAGCGTGGCCGAATGCCTCAATCTCGCCGAGGGGCTCGGGATCGACCCGCAGTTGTTCCTGGACGCGGTGAAGGGCGGCCCACTGGACACCCCGTATCTGCAGGGCAAGTCCGCCGCGGTGCTGTCCGGCGACCTCACCCCGAGCTTCGCGCTCTCCACGGCGCTCAAGGACACCCGGCTGATCCTCGACGCCGCCGGGGCGTCCGGGGTGACGCTGGATCTGGTCGCCGCCTCCGCCGAGCGGTTCACCCGTGCGGAGGCGGCCGGACACGGCGCCGAGGACATGATCGCCACGTACTACGCGGGCCGCTCCGAATAGCGGCGGCGTCAGGCGACCGTCACCGGGTGCCGCACCACCGCGTCGAAGAGGTAGCCCTGCGTGTTGTGGGCCGCCGTCGCCGGCTGGGTGCGGCCCGACCGGTCCGTCGCCCGGGCGAGCAGCACGGCGGGGCCGGCCTCCTTCGGAACCCAGTCGGCCGTCCAGCGGACCCAGCTGCCGCTCCTGGGCTCGTCGCGCAGCCGGGCGGGCCGCCACCGGGTGCCGCCGTCGGTGCTGACCTCGACGAGACGCACCGGTGCGCCGCCCGACCAGGACCGGCCCGTGAGCAGGTGCCTGCGATGGGCGGCGAAGGTGGCACCGGGCGCCAGCTCGAAGGCGCTCTTGAGTGTCTGCCGGGTCAGCGGATCGCTGCCCTCCGGCGGGTACCCGGGGCCGAACAGCCGGTACAGGCCGGTGTTCCACGGAGTCAGCAGCGGCTCAGCGCTCACCTCGATGTCCCCGACCCACTTGATGTTCGCGATGCCGACCCAGGACGGGACGATCAGCCGGACCGGATGGCCGTGGTCGGGCGGCAGCGGCTCGCCGTTCATCTCGTAGGCGAGGAGGACGTCGTCCAGAGCCTTCGACACCGGCAGAGGCCTGCGCACCCGGCCCAGGTTCGTCCCGTCGCTGATGACCTCCGCGTCCAGTCCACGCGGCAGCACGTCCACCGCGTCCCTCCCGATTCCGGCCAGCCGCAGCACATCGGCGAGCCGGACCCCGCGCCAGCGTGCCGTACCGATCGCGCCGAGAGTCCAGGCGGTGCCGCTGACCTGCTGGTTCTGTTGCGAGGTAAAGAAGCTGCGGCCGTTGCCCGCGCACTCGACGAACGCGGTACGGGTCACCGACGGCAGGGCGCGCAACGCGGCGTACGAGAAGTCCACCGGCCCGCCCGTCAGCCCGCTGCCCCAGACCGTCAGCTTCCAGTCCGCCGCCTCGATGCGGGGCGTCGCGGTGTGGTTGCGGACGAAGAAGCGGTCGACGGGGGTGAGCAGCCCGGTGTCGCGCAGCGCGGCGAAGTTCGTCTCCGCGTTGGTGCCGCGCACCGTGAACAGCTCCGGCGGCAGTGGCTTCACCACCCCCGCCAGGGTTCCCGCCGCGTGGGCCGGCGAGGCGGCGGCCGGAATCAGCGGGACGGCGGCCGACGCCGCCGCGACCAGCTTCAGAAGGTCGCGGCGGTCGATCCCCGCCGATCTGGCGCCGCCGCGGGACCACTGACGCAGTCTCATCCGGTCGTACGCGGCTTCGGACGGCTCTACGGAACTCATGGGCGCTCCAGGGAGAAGGGGAGGGGAGGGAGGGGGTCACGAAGCGGGCAGTAACTCCCTCACGAGGTCGCCCACCTGGCCGGTCTCGATGAGGAAGCCGTCGTGCCCGTAAGGTGATCCGATGGTCCGGAGCCGGTCCGCACCGGGCAGCAGAGCCGCCAGTTCCGCCTGCTGCGAGGGCGGATAGAGCCGGTCCGAGTCGATTCCCGCGACCAGGGCGGGCATGCCCGCACGGCGCAGGGCCTGCGCGACACCGCCGCGGCCCCGGCCCACATCGTGTCCGTTCATCGCCTCGGTGAGCGTCACGTAGCTGCCGGCGTCGAAGCGGCGCACGAGCTTGGCGGCATGGTGGTCGAGGTACGACTCCACCTGGTAGCGCCCGCCCTGCGAGGGAAGCTCACCGGACTGCGCCTCCCGGCCGAACCGCGCCGCCAGCTCCGTCTCGCTGCGATAGGTGACATGGGCGATCCGCCGCGCCTGGCCGAGCCCGCGGTGCGGACCCGAGCCGGGCGGGCCGTCGTGGTACCGGCCGCCCCGCCAGCCCGGGTCCGCACGGATCGCGGAGATCTGCACGCTGCCCCAGGCGATCTGTTCCGCCGACGCCGCGGCCGGGGTGGCGAGTACCAGCAGTGATCCCGTACGGTCCGGCCGGCTCACCGCCCATTCGAGGGCGCGCATGCCCCCCATCGAACCGCCGACGACCGCAGCCCAACGGCCGATGCCGAGGGCGTCGGCGAGCGCGGCCTCGGCCGCCACCTGGTCGCGGACCGTCAGATACGGGAAGTCGGCTCCCCAGCGGGTGCCGTCGGGGCGCCGGGAGGACGGACCGGTGCTGCCCTGACAGCCGCCCAGAACGTTCGGCGCGACGACGAACCAGCGGTCGGTGTCGAACGCCCGGCCCGGCCCGATCAGTGCGTCCCACCAGCCCGCGGTCGGATGCCCCGGCCCGGGAGGGCCCGCCGCGTGACTGTCACCGGTCAGCGCGTGCAGGACCAGCACCGCGTTGGCGCCGTCCGGTGCGAGCCTGCCCCAGGTCTCGTACGCGAGCCGTACGCCCGGCAGCTCGGACCCCGACTCGAGCCCGAGCGGACCGTCCGGCGCCACCCAGGAACGGCGGCCGGACGGATCCCCCTCCCGCCAGCCTCCGGCGGCCGGCGGGAGAGGGAGTGCGGGGGACGTGGCGACCCGGTTCAGGACGCCGCCTTGGCGGCCCGGAAGCCGGCCTCCAGATCGGCCTTGAGGTCGTCCACGTTCTCC includes these proteins:
- the metX gene encoding homoserine O-acetyltransferase MetX — encoded protein: MNRVATSPALPLPPAAGGWREGDPSGRRSWVAPDGPLGLESGSELPGVRLAYETWGRLAPDGANAVLVLHALTGDSHAAGPPGPGHPTAGWWDALIGPGRAFDTDRWFVVAPNVLGGCQGSTGPSSRRPDGTRWGADFPYLTVRDQVAAEAALADALGIGRWAAVVGGSMGGMRALEWAVSRPDRTGSLLVLATPAAASAEQIAWGSVQISAIRADPGWRGGRYHDGPPGSGPHRGLGQARRIAHVTYRSETELAARFGREAQSGELPSQGGRYQVESYLDHHAAKLVRRFDAGSYVTLTEAMNGHDVGRGRGGVAQALRRAGMPALVAGIDSDRLYPPSQQAELAALLPGADRLRTIGSPYGHDGFLIETGQVGDLVRELLPAS